The Moorena producens PAL-8-15-08-1 genomic interval TAAGCATCAGGTCTACTTTGCCCGTGTCAACCCGGATGGAACGTCTCAAACCTGTCCTCAGTGTGGTACGCACACGGGAAAGAAAAAACTTTCCGAACGAGTGCATAAGTGTGATGTTTGTGGATATGAAACAGATCGAGATCATGCAGCATCGGAAGTAATCAGATTGCGTGGTCTAGAACTCATTAGTACCCAGGGACTCTGCGGAAGAGAAAACGCCTATGCAGTCGGTCTGCCGGGGACGGAGTTTCCTCCGTCTAGGTCAGAGGCAAAACCTCGCAAGAGAAAAACTAGGAATGCCAAACTGTGAGGTTTGGAAGCCCGCGCTGTACCCGTAGGGTCAGCGTCGGGAGGATGTCACACTGGACTTGATCCAAATACCCGTCAGCAATCACACTGCCATGCCAGTGCAAGCTAAGCTAGAAATTAGACCTGCTGGTGATAAGTACGAACTCGAAGCCGATCGGGTAGCAAAGCAGGTGGTGCAACAGCTTCATGGGTCACAGTCAGCTCAACTCCAACAGCAGTCAACCCTGATTCGACAGAAAAACCGAGAAGTAGAAGAGGAACTGCAAAGGAAACCAAGGCTTCAGCTTAAGGGTGATCGGGAAGGGATGACCACAACCCCAGAACTGGAATCTTCGATCACGCGATCGCGAGGTAGTGGACAACCACTTTCCCAGGGGATTAGAGAACCAATGGAGAAAGCATTTGGTGGTGTAGATTTTAGTGGAGTGAAAGTTCACACTGATGGGCAATCGGATCAGTTAAATCAATCGATGCAGGCAAAGGCTTTCACAACGGGGCAGGATGTTTTCTTTCGGCAGGGAGCCTACGATCCGGGGAGTCAGGGAGGACAAGAGTTGTTGGCCCATGAATTGACCCATGTGGTGCAGCAGAATGCTGGGACAGTGCAGCGACAAATAGTACAGTGCAATGGGGATGACGATCGCAAAAAGAAAAAAGATCGACTTGACCCCTCAAAGTTTCGCAGTCAGTACACTCGTGACGCCATTAGCGATAGAGTCGAAGCCCGAGAGCAGGGTATTACTGTAGATGAACTTCGTGCCCAAAAGGAAGAGCTTCGCACTCAAGAGCAAGAAGAGCGTCTGAGTGGATTTCGGGCATCCCTTACTGGGCTCTATCCAGAGGAATTCGATCAGCTGCGAGAACAGTTAAATACTGTGGGAGCAGGTTTAAAACAAGACTGCGATAAAATGCTCGAAATTCTTGAGGAAGAGAAAAAGCTTCATGAGATTATAACTCAAATTGCCACCATAGACGTTGAAACTAGTGATCAAAGTCCTGAGGGAATAGCAGGAAAACAGCTAGGGGAACATATTAGAGAACTTAATCGAAATGCATCTTTCTACCGAGAGCAAGAGCATAAGTCCAACAAAAAGAAGGGGTTCAAGAAACTATACGAATCAGGGGAAAGTAAGACTAAACGCAAAACAGAAAAAGCCAGTAACGCTCAAAAGGCTGAAGAGTATGAGAAACAACGTCAGTTTATAGTAGACAACAAAATCCGCTTAGGAGTAATCATCCCCCTCAAAAACGTTAGAACGAATCAAGATGTAGCAAATATCAGACCAGAGACAATTACCAAGATGACAGAATATGTTAATGAACAAATCAAGACAGCGGGTTCGGAGTTTGATGTAAGCCACCTACAGGAACTTGCAGGTTATCTAGAGCAAGAACCGAAAATGCGCATTTTATTGGCACGTATATTCAAAGAGGGTGTCCAATCATTGTATACTAATCGTCAAAAAATTGAAAAGACAATAGAAAAGCTCGAAAAAGGAATAAAAGAGTTAAAACCAGGAAAATTTGAAAGCTTTCTAGATACAATAGGTGTAAGTGAGACAACGGAAAAGGAACTGGTTATTGCTCAGGGGCAACAGGAGCTGACAAAGGCCGTCGAAGAACTTGAATATCTAAACAGTTTGATAGAGTTGGTCGAAGCACCTCGCAATAAAGAGCGTGTAGAACGAAACGAACGTATGTATCAAGGGTGGTTGAGGAGGCAATAGAGGGAGCAGGCAAGAGGCAAGAGGCAATAGTGAAACAAAACTGTGTACCTCATAACTGCAAAAAACGCTATATTTATGGTATATTAAATAAGTTGATGCACTTTAGGCTTTTTGCGCTTAGCCTTGTGCATAAGAT includes:
- a CDS encoding DUF4157 domain-containing protein, translating into MIQIPVSNHTAMPVQAKLEIRPAGDKYELEADRVAKQVVQQLHGSQSAQLQQQSTLIRQKNREVEEELQRKPRLQLKGDREGMTTTPELESSITRSRGSGQPLSQGIREPMEKAFGGVDFSGVKVHTDGQSDQLNQSMQAKAFTTGQDVFFRQGAYDPGSQGGQELLAHELTHVVQQNAGTVQRQIVQCNGDDDRKKKKDRLDPSKFRSQYTRDAISDRVEAREQGITVDELRAQKEELRTQEQEERLSGFRASLTGLYPEEFDQLREQLNTVGAGLKQDCDKMLEILEEEKKLHEIITQIATIDVETSDQSPEGIAGKQLGEHIRELNRNASFYREQEHKSNKKKGFKKLYESGESKTKRKTEKASNAQKAEEYEKQRQFIVDNKIRLGVIIPLKNVRTNQDVANIRPETITKMTEYVNEQIKTAGSEFDVSHLQELAGYLEQEPKMRILLARIFKEGVQSLYTNRQKIEKTIEKLEKGIKELKPGKFESFLDTIGVSETTEKELVIAQGQQELTKAVEELEYLNSLIELVEAPRNKERVERNERMYQGWLRRQ